One segment of Curtobacterium sp. MR_MD2014 DNA contains the following:
- a CDS encoding MerR family transcriptional regulator, producing MSGTDTPGTESEMTRYDLGLLFTDGLPEHDEQNGYRGTVAARAAGISYRQLDYWARTELVQPTIRGAAGSGSQRLYGFRDILVLKLVKRLLDTGISLQQIRTAVNQLRESGVSDLAQTTLMSDGASVYLCTSDDEVIDLVSRGQGVFGIAVGKVLREVESSLVELDATPAADPADELAARRANRAS from the coding sequence ATGAGTGGGACTGACACCCCCGGTACCGAGTCCGAGATGACTCGGTACGACCTCGGCCTGCTCTTCACCGACGGCCTCCCCGAGCACGACGAGCAGAACGGCTACCGCGGCACCGTCGCCGCACGCGCAGCCGGCATCTCGTACCGACAGCTCGACTACTGGGCCCGCACCGAGCTCGTGCAGCCGACCATCCGCGGCGCTGCCGGGTCGGGGTCGCAGCGGCTCTACGGCTTCCGGGACATCCTGGTGCTCAAGCTCGTCAAGCGACTCCTCGACACCGGGATCTCGCTGCAGCAGATCCGCACCGCCGTGAACCAGCTCCGCGAGTCCGGCGTGTCCGACCTCGCCCAGACGACGCTGATGTCCGACGGGGCGTCGGTCTACCTGTGCACCTCGGACGACGAGGTCATCGACCTGGTGTCCCGCGGCCAGGGCGTGTTCGGCATCGCGGTCGGCAAGGTCCTGCGCGAGGTCGAGAGCTCCCTGGTCGAGCTCGACGCCACCCCTGCTGCGGACCCCGCCGACGAGCTCGCCGCCCGCCGGGCGAACCGCGCGTCCTAG
- a CDS encoding ParA family protein gives MHVLSVSSLKGGVGKTTVTLGLTSAAFAKGLRTLVVDLDPQSDVSTGLDIDISGHLNVADVLENPKEKIVRQAIAPSGWTKGSQGKVDVLVGSPSAINFDGPHPSIRDIWKLEEALANVEQDYELVLIDCAPSLNALTRTAWAASDRVTVVTEPGLFSVAAADRALRAIEEIRRGLSPRLQPLGIIVNRARVQSLEHQFRIKELRDMFGPLVLSPQLPERTSLQQAQGAAKPLHVWPGESAQEMAKNFDQLLERIMRTGKIGPYAEGGAA, from the coding sequence GTGCATGTACTCAGCGTGAGCTCCCTCAAGGGTGGTGTCGGCAAGACGACGGTGACGCTCGGCCTGACATCGGCCGCGTTCGCCAAGGGACTGCGCACGCTGGTGGTGGACCTCGACCCGCAGTCCGACGTCTCGACCGGCCTCGACATCGACATCTCCGGCCACCTCAACGTCGCCGACGTCCTCGAGAACCCGAAGGAGAAGATCGTCCGCCAGGCGATCGCCCCGTCCGGGTGGACGAAGGGCTCGCAGGGCAAGGTCGACGTGCTCGTCGGGTCGCCGTCCGCCATCAACTTCGACGGCCCCCACCCCTCCATCCGGGACATCTGGAAGCTGGAGGAGGCGCTGGCGAACGTCGAGCAGGACTACGAGCTGGTCCTCATCGACTGCGCCCCGTCGCTCAACGCCCTGACCCGCACCGCCTGGGCTGCCTCGGACCGCGTGACCGTGGTCACCGAGCCGGGCCTGTTCTCCGTCGCCGCCGCGGACCGCGCGCTCCGTGCGATCGAGGAGATCCGCCGTGGGCTCTCCCCCCGCCTGCAGCCGCTCGGCATCATCGTGAACCGGGCGCGCGTGCAGTCGCTCGAGCACCAGTTCCGCATCAAGGAACTCCGGGACATGTTCGGCCCGCTCGTGCTCTCGCCGCAGCTGCCGGAGCGCACGTCGCTGCAGCAGGCGCAGGGCGCGGCGAAGCCCCTGCACGTGTGGCCCGGCGAGTCGGCGCAGGAGATGGCGAAGAACTTCGACCAGCTGCTCGAGCGCATCATGCGCACGGGCAAGATCGGTCCGTACGCCGAGGGCGGCGCCGCCTAG
- a CDS encoding pyruvate carboxylase, translated as MFSKILVANRGEIAIRAFRAAYELGARTVAVYPYEDRGSLHRLKADEAYVIGEPGHPVRAYLDVSEIIRVARESGADAIYPGYGFLSENPELAAAAAAAGITFIGPGEHVLEMAGNKVTAKEHAIAAGVPVLASTPPSRDVDELLAGADAVGFPVFAKAVAGGGGRGMRRVETKAELREALEAAMREADSAFGDPTMFLEQAVLRPRHIEVQILADATGTDDGTIHLFERDCSVQRRHQKVVEIAPAPDLDPAIAAALHRDAVAFARSIGYVNAGTVEFLLDTEGERAGQHVFIEMNPRIQVEHTVTEEVTDVDLVQSQMRIAAGETLADLGLAQDTVAVHGAALQTRITTEDPTQGFRPDTGRITTYRSPGGAGVRLDGGTVATGAQISPHFDSMLAKMTCRGRDFPAAVARAKRALAEFRIRGVSTNIPFLQAVLDDPDFARGDVSTQFIEERPQLFGGHVSKDRGTKVLGWLADVTVNKPNGERRPQTVEPVEKLPAVDLSAAPPSGQRDLLLQVGPAEWARRLRAQTALAVTETTMRDAHQSLLATRVRTKDLVAVAPHVARLTPQLLSVEAWGGATYDVALRFLGEDPWERLAALRGAIPNIPVQMLLRGRNTVGYTPYPTEVTDAFVAEAAASGVDVFRVFDALNDVSQLRPALEAVLATGTAVAEAALCYSGDLLDPAEDLYTLDYYLRLAEQMVEAGAHVIGIKDMAGLLRAGAAERLVGALRERFDQPVHVHTHDTAGGQLATLLAASRAGADAVDVAAAPMAGTTSQPSMSALVAALAHTERDTGLDLTAVGALEPYWEAVRRAYAPFESGLPGPTGRVYQHEIPGGQLSNLRQQAIALGLGDRFEQVEDWYAAANRILGRPTKVTPSSKVVGDLALQLAAVGADPDDFEQNPQQYDIPDSVIGFMAGELGDLPGGWPEPFRSKVLEGREVHVGTTPVPEAERAALATAGPERQQALNRLLFPQPTRQFAAVREQYGDLSVLPTLDYLYGLRPGQEHVVPLGRGVELLVGLEAIGEVDERGVRTVMTTLNGQLRPVAVRDRSVEVATKVAEQADPSDPKHVAAPFSGVVTLKVAVGDVVRAGQPVASIEAMKMEAAITAPVSGTVGRLAIPVTQQVDAGDLLVVLQ; from the coding sequence GTGTTCAGCAAGATCCTCGTGGCGAACCGTGGCGAGATCGCCATCCGCGCGTTCCGTGCCGCGTACGAGCTGGGGGCCCGGACGGTGGCCGTCTACCCGTACGAGGACCGCGGATCCCTGCACCGGCTGAAGGCCGACGAGGCCTACGTCATCGGCGAGCCGGGTCACCCGGTCCGTGCCTACCTGGACGTCTCCGAGATCATCCGTGTCGCCCGCGAGTCGGGTGCCGACGCGATCTACCCGGGGTACGGTTTCCTCTCCGAGAACCCGGAGCTGGCCGCCGCTGCCGCCGCTGCGGGGATCACGTTCATCGGGCCGGGCGAGCACGTCCTCGAGATGGCCGGCAACAAGGTCACCGCGAAGGAGCACGCGATCGCCGCCGGTGTCCCGGTCCTCGCGAGCACCCCGCCGAGCCGCGACGTCGACGAGTTGCTCGCGGGTGCCGACGCCGTCGGGTTCCCGGTCTTCGCGAAGGCGGTCGCCGGCGGCGGTGGGCGCGGGATGCGCCGCGTGGAGACGAAGGCCGAGCTCCGCGAGGCGCTCGAGGCCGCGATGCGCGAGGCCGACAGCGCGTTCGGCGACCCGACGATGTTCCTCGAGCAGGCCGTCCTGCGTCCGCGGCACATCGAGGTGCAGATCCTCGCGGACGCCACGGGCACGGACGACGGCACGATCCACCTCTTCGAGCGCGACTGCTCGGTGCAGCGCCGCCACCAGAAGGTGGTGGAGATCGCACCGGCGCCCGACCTCGATCCGGCGATCGCCGCCGCGCTCCACCGTGACGCGGTCGCCTTCGCGCGGTCGATCGGCTACGTCAACGCCGGCACCGTCGAGTTCCTCCTCGACACCGAGGGCGAGCGTGCCGGTCAGCACGTCTTCATCGAGATGAACCCGCGCATCCAGGTCGAGCACACCGTGACGGAGGAGGTGACGGACGTCGACCTCGTGCAGTCGCAGATGCGCATCGCCGCGGGGGAGACCCTCGCCGACCTCGGGCTCGCGCAGGACACCGTCGCCGTGCACGGTGCGGCGCTGCAGACCCGCATCACGACCGAGGACCCGACGCAGGGCTTCCGTCCGGACACCGGACGCATCACGACCTACCGCAGCCCGGGTGGCGCGGGGGTCCGGCTCGACGGCGGCACGGTCGCGACGGGTGCGCAGATCAGCCCGCACTTCGACTCGATGCTCGCGAAGATGACCTGTCGTGGGCGGGACTTCCCGGCGGCCGTCGCCCGGGCGAAGCGTGCCCTGGCCGAGTTCCGCATCCGCGGCGTGAGCACGAACATCCCGTTCCTGCAGGCCGTGCTCGACGACCCGGACTTCGCCCGTGGTGACGTCTCGACGCAGTTCATCGAGGAGCGCCCGCAGCTCTTCGGCGGCCACGTGTCGAAGGACCGCGGCACGAAGGTGCTCGGGTGGCTCGCCGACGTGACGGTGAACAAGCCGAACGGCGAGCGTCGCCCGCAGACCGTCGAACCGGTCGAGAAGCTCCCGGCCGTCGACCTGTCCGCCGCGCCGCCGTCCGGGCAGCGCGACCTGCTGCTGCAGGTCGGCCCCGCCGAGTGGGCGCGACGGCTCCGCGCCCAGACCGCGCTCGCGGTCACCGAGACGACGATGCGTGACGCCCACCAGTCGCTGCTCGCCACGCGCGTCCGGACGAAGGACCTGGTCGCCGTGGCGCCGCACGTGGCCCGGCTCACCCCGCAGCTGCTGAGCGTCGAGGCCTGGGGCGGAGCGACCTACGACGTCGCCCTGCGCTTCCTCGGCGAGGACCCGTGGGAGCGCCTGGCGGCACTCCGCGGGGCGATCCCGAACATCCCGGTGCAGATGCTGCTGCGCGGGCGCAACACGGTCGGCTACACCCCGTACCCGACCGAGGTCACCGACGCCTTCGTCGCCGAGGCCGCCGCGAGCGGCGTCGACGTCTTCCGTGTGTTCGACGCGCTGAACGACGTCAGCCAGCTGCGTCCCGCCCTGGAGGCCGTGCTCGCGACCGGCACGGCCGTCGCCGAGGCGGCGCTCTGCTACTCCGGCGACCTCCTCGACCCGGCAGAGGACCTCTACACGCTCGACTACTACCTGCGGCTCGCCGAGCAGATGGTGGAGGCCGGCGCGCACGTCATCGGCATCAAGGACATGGCCGGTCTGCTCCGTGCGGGAGCGGCCGAGCGGCTCGTGGGCGCGCTGCGTGAGCGGTTCGACCAGCCCGTGCACGTGCACACGCACGACACCGCCGGCGGGCAGCTCGCGACGCTCCTGGCGGCCAGCCGGGCCGGCGCCGACGCGGTCGACGTCGCGGCGGCGCCGATGGCCGGGACGACGAGCCAGCCGAGCATGTCCGCGCTCGTGGCGGCGCTGGCGCACACCGAGCGCGACACCGGCCTCGACCTGACCGCGGTCGGCGCGCTCGAGCCCTACTGGGAGGCGGTCCGTCGCGCGTACGCCCCGTTCGAGTCCGGCCTGCCCGGTCCGACCGGCCGCGTGTACCAGCACGAGATCCCCGGCGGGCAGTTGTCGAACCTCCGGCAGCAGGCCATCGCCCTGGGACTCGGCGACCGCTTCGAGCAGGTCGAGGACTGGTACGCCGCGGCGAACCGCATCCTCGGCCGCCCGACCAAGGTCACGCCGTCCTCGAAGGTCGTCGGCGACCTGGCGCTGCAGCTGGCCGCGGTCGGCGCCGACCCCGACGACTTCGAGCAGAACCCGCAGCAGTACGACATCCCGGACTCGGTGATCGGCTTCATGGCCGGCGAGCTCGGCGACCTGCCCGGCGGGTGGCCGGAGCCGTTCCGGTCGAAGGTGCTCGAGGGCCGCGAGGTGCACGTCGGGACGACCCCCGTGCCGGAGGCGGAACGCGCCGCGCTCGCGACCGCCGGACCCGAGCGGCAGCAGGCCCTCAACCGACTGCTCTTCCCGCAGCCGACCCGGCAGTTCGCCGCGGTGCGGGAGCAGTACGGCGACCTCTCGGTGCTGCCGACCCTCGACTACCTCTACGGTCTGCGTCCCGGGCAGGAGCACGTCGTGCCGCTCGGGCGCGGCGTGGAGCTGCTCGTCGGGCTCGAGGCGATCGGCGAGGTCGACGAGCGGGGCGTGCGTACGGTCATGACGACGCTGAACGGGCAGCTCCGCCCGGTCGCCGTCCGTGACCGCTCGGTCGAGGTCGC